From Paenibacillus graminis:
AAATAAATCCCATTTCCAGCTTAATCGGCTTGGCAATACATAAAACCATCGTTACCGCGGACATGAAGACCAGAAGCTTGTTGTTGTACGGGTATGCTCTATTCTCAAAGAAAATCACCACGATTAAGACCGGAAACAACAAAAACAGGAAATTTAAAAGTAGGGTTTCAAACAATGGCTAACTTCCTCTCAGTTTGTCTTACCAGTATGTTATTTCTAATTATAAGGAAAGTTTAGACAACCCCCTATAACTATTTTATCGAAATTTTCTGCTATGTACTTCGATTATATACAGAAAAAACCAAAAGTTGGACAATTTTTTTAAAGCTGTTTATCTTTCGGGCTTTGGACCCCCTGGATTTTATTTGGTACGCATATGCACACTTAATGGCCTGCATAACACCGCTAACCTAAATGGCAGGACATTTGCCACTATTTTTTCGTACTTCTATTATAAAAGCAGTTTAATTGCTCACTATATGGTTTAATTACGATAAATGTCCTATGAAAAAAGGCCTACATAATTTAACTTTTATAATATCTACATAATGAAAGAGGTACACCGATGTTATACTTAGAACTCCTGAATATGGACTGGCTGCAGCTGGCTCTGGCCCTGTTGGCAAACTTGGCGGCCTGCACTCTCATTGTTTTCGGAACGGTTCCCTTCCGCACTCATGCCCAAGGCCTGCAGAGGCCCTTCACCCGGATGAAAATGATACTGCTGGGAACCGCCACCTTCAGCGCTTCCCATATTCTGATTCCTTTATCTATTAATCTGCCCCCGGCTCCGAAATATTACATACTGCATCTCCTGTTCACCATGGCCGGCTGCTGGGCTGCCACTTACTTCGGCACCTGGTATTCCAGCATGCCCCGAAGCTATACAGGCCGCTACTTCAGCATCAGCCTGGCCATTGCCGGCACCATTTTGGTGTTCGATTACCTGAATATCATCTTTCTGTTCCGTAATTATGTGGTCTGGAAGCCCGCCCTCATCCTCATGACGGCGGCTTCCGCGCTCAGCCTGTGTCTGGCCATCCTTCGTGTCCTGGTAATCTCGAACCGCAACCGTGAGTATCACCTTCATTCCAAGGCTACGGTTCCCGGCGTTGTCCTCTGTGCAGCAGGGCTGCTGTTAATTCCGCTGCTCTGCGCCTTCTCGGTACTTCCGTTCGGGAGCCCGGCTCCGGGAAGCTATCTGCACCTGATTCCCTACATTCTATCGCTGTTTATTAGCAGTGGCTTGTATATCATTCCGGATGCCTACAGAGACACCCGGCAGGAGCGCCAGAACCGCAGAATCATAGAGACAGAACAGCACTATATGTCGCTGTTTGAATACAACCCGGACAGTGTGCTGGCATTCGATGCCCAGGGGATCGTCACCGGGCTGAACCGCCAGGCCGAACAACTCGCCCGGCAGTTCGGCCTGGAGCTGGTCGGAAGGCATTTCTCGGATCTTTTTGAGGGGGAATACCATGCACTGGCCCAGCGCCATTACCGGCATGTTCTCCGCGGCAAGTCCAGCACCATCGAGCTGGAGCTGAGAAATCCCGCTGGCGATATGCTGACCTTCTGGCTCACCTCGCTGCCGATTGTGGTTGAAGCTGTGCCGGTAGGCATATACAGTATCATCAAAGACATTACCAAGAATAAAAAGGACCAGGAAACCATTCGCCATCTAGCTTATCATGATGAACTGACCGGGGTTGCGAACCGCCGCTCCTTCCACAATCTGCTGCTGGAACATACGGAGCATAACGGCATTCCCGCTTATCCTTTCACCCTGTTCTTCATTGACCTGGACCGCTTCAAGCGGATTAATGATCTATTTGGCCATGCCTTCGGCGACAAGGTCATCCAGCAGGCGGCCGGCAAGCTGAAGCGCTGTCTCCCCTCCTCCTGCAGCATCGCACGGATGGGCGGGGATGAATTCACAGTGCTGGTACCCCATTTGCGCTCACGGGCAGAGACGGAATCCCTCGCCGCCAGCATCGTGGAAGAATTTTCACATCCCTTTGAGGTAGGCAACCATTCGGTCAAACTGTCTGTTTCGGTAGGAATTGCCCGCTTTCCGGAGGATGGACTGGATGCCGACTCTCTGGTGAAGCACGCCGATACCGCGATGTACAGCGCCAAGGAGAACGGCAGTTCCCAGTACCAGTTCTATGATGCGGAACGCGATCAGACCAGTCTGGAGCGGATTATTCTGGAGAATGATCTGGAGCAGTCGCTGGACAATGACCAGATCAGGCTGTTCTACCAGCCCAAAATCGATATCCGCAGCGGTGAAATCGTTGGTCTTGAAGCGCTGGTGCGCTGGCAGCATCCGGTTCTGGGCATGATTCCTCCCCTGGAGTTCATTCCGCTGGCGGAGAAATCGGGATTCATTATTCCACTGGAGCAGTGGGTGCTCCGAACGGCTTGTACCCAGGTAAAAACCTGGGAACGGGAGGGCCGCCAGGTCGTTCCCGTGGCCGTGAATGTCTCGCAGATCCATCTGATGAAACCGGACATTTTCCAATCGATTATGAGTACAATCCATGAACTGGATTTCGATACCCAGCTGCTGGAGCTGGAGATCACAGAGAGTGCGATGATGCACAACGAAGAACATGTAATCAGCATCCTGAATGATCTCCGGAGAGCCGGAATTTCCGTATCCATGGATGACTTTGGGACAGGCTACAGCTCACTTAGCTATTTGCAGAGTCTTCCTATCGGCTGCCTGAAGATTGACCGGTCCTTTGTCCGCAAAATCACTACAGACACCGACAGCCGGGCTATTGCCGAGATGATTATCTCAATGGCCAAGCAGCTTGGGCTGACCATCGTCGCTGAAGGCGTGGAGACGGAAGAACAGGTTGCGCTGCTCAAGGAAATTCAGTGCTACAATGCTCAAGGCTTCTACTACAGCAAGCCGGTAAGCGCGGACGAGATCACCGGCATATATTTGTAGTGTGACTCTCATGATTTCCGGGTAAAAGACGTACAGGAACAGTATAGGGTCGACAGCGAGGTTACGGAGTACGGCGCATTCTATTTGCCCGCAGAGCTGGTCGCCCAAACCGCTGTACAGGTTCCCGGTCTTAGACAGCCTGAGCGCGTGGAGGAACGAAACGATTTCGAGAAGTGGACAAGCCTCCAGGATACGGACGTAGAAGCTCTCGATGAACAGTCGCTGCGGCGCGGCAGCAGTGCGGGTTGGTATTTTTTATTTTCTAACCATCACGCTCCCCGTCATTAAGCAGTTAATACATTAAAGAGCAAACCCAGATCATCAATGACCTGGGTTTCTTTGCGAAAAGGAAAATAAACTCAACCGGATTCAGATAATATTGCATGTATACATTGTCGTTCAATCTAAAGTAATTATTTACTAATTTACATATGTTCTCTTATATAACACTGGTATTGCCGCTGCTATGAAGATCATACCCATAAAAGCGGGTGCGGCATGACCAAGTGAAACATAGATTTGACCTCCAATGATAGGCCCGATCATTCTTGCTAAGGCCTGAATAGATTGGCTGCCTCCTTGAATCCTTCCTTGTTCACTGGAATCGGCAGACTTGGAGAGCATCCCGTTGAATGAAGGCCCAAAGATTGAATCACCAAAACCAAAAATAAACATTCCAGCGATAAAAAGAGGATAGAAGGAGAACAAAGCAGATAAGGCAATAAGACTGTAGCCTATAATCTCCGCAGCCATTCCAAGAACCGCTATTTGTTTATCACCAAGTTTTTTCAAAAGCTTTGGCATGATGAAACCTTGTGAGATGATGTCTTGGAAGCCCATAATTGAAAACATCAGTCCGATTAGTGCAGGCTTCCAACTGAAAGTATCCATTGTAAATTGTGAAAAAACGGCCTGTAAGGATCCGTTAGGTATCCAAAGTAGGAACGCTGAGACAAGCAGCCTTTGTAAGTTTTTCATAGAAAGTAAGTTTGCAAGCTGTGTAAATGGATTCAGTCTTACAAAGGCAATCTCCTTCAGTCTATGATTCTTGTCAAGGCTCTCACGCATAAAAAAGAATCCATAAACAACATTCAATAAAGTGATTATTGCTCCAAAATACATAGGTACAGCATAACCAAACTTCGCAAGTAATCCGCCCAGGGTGGGGCCAATGACGGTGCCTACACCTACAACCGCACTCACCCAGCCAAAGTATTTGGTTCTCTGTCCGGGAGGGATGACGTCTGCAAAATAGGCGAAGATGGTACTTATACTCCCGCCTGTTATACCTTCGATTATGCGCCCGGCAAATAGTACCCATAAAGCTCCTCCTATGCCAAAAACCAAGTACCCGCTTGCGGAACCCAAAAGGCATATCAAGAGCAATGGACGACGGCCATATTTGTCGCTCAAAGCTCCAAGTACGGGGGCCGCAAAAAACACGCAGAGTGCATAAACAGAGGTCAGCAGCGTAACAACTATAGCTTGTTCACCCGGACTGCTTGTATAAGGCTTCACTAAGAACGGGACGACAGGTGCTATGATACTGAAGCCTATTCCGCAAAGAAACACAGAGATAAGACCGAATATTAAAGCGTGTTTATCTATGGTCTGTTCTGTGCTCTCTTCATTGTGTGATCTAAATTTGAACATTTGAATCCTCCCCTACATAAGCCATCATTTTGTTTTCCTTGGAAACAAAATTATCGTATTATAACTTTGTTTCCTTGTCAACAAAATAACGGCAATAAAAAGGCAGCCTGCGCTCAATCGAGGCGGGCTGCCTGTGGTTTTAAAAGCAAAGTTTAATGATCCTTGGCGTAATTCAAACCTAAGTGATAGGCTTGGTTCAACAGCATTTCGTAATGACCGGGATGTGAATCCAGGGTCTCATATAAGAATTCAACCTTGGAATTGGAAACACCGCAATAATCTGCAATTCCCACATTCAGCAGATGAGTAATCATTTCATCATAGTTACGCTTTTTCATCTCATCCTTCGAAACGCCGGCCAAAGCAACCCACAAGACATGCTGATGATGAAGGTGATTCGAGCCGTACGCAAACCCATTGTTCCATACACGGTCAATATACCCCTTTAACATAGCCGGCAAATGCAACCACCAAAGCGGAAAAATAAATGCCAAAGCATCATGCTCCTTCATCCGTCTTATTTCCATTTCCACTTCAGGGGAAAAGGATTGCTCCGCAACTGACAAATCAGGTTCATCTGCTCCTTGTAAAACAGGATCAAAACCAATCCTGTGCAAATCCAATATCTCGTAGTCGTGGCCGGCATCGGCAAGACCTTGTACGAAACGGCCGGCCACCCCAAAGGTCAAGGAATCTTGTCTCGGGTGTGAAACAACGCTTAATACTTTCATGCTTGTATCTTCACTACCTTTCTTGAGCAGCTAATTTCTAGCCATAATCAATGGCTGATGCTATTATAAACAGTAGGAAATTGATCTGGAAGTACGCACTTTTAAGT
This genomic window contains:
- a CDS encoding NAD(P)H oxidoreductase; its protein translation is MKVLSVVSHPRQDSLTFGVAGRFVQGLADAGHDYEILDLHRIGFDPVLQGADEPDLSVAEQSFSPEVEMEIRRMKEHDALAFIFPLWWLHLPAMLKGYIDRVWNNGFAYGSNHLHHQHVLWVALAGVSKDEMKKRNYDEMITHLLNVGIADYCGVSNSKVEFLYETLDSHPGHYEMLLNQAYHLGLNYAKDH
- a CDS encoding MFS transporter, which gives rise to MFKFRSHNEESTEQTIDKHALIFGLISVFLCGIGFSIIAPVVPFLVKPYTSSPGEQAIVVTLLTSVYALCVFFAAPVLGALSDKYGRRPLLLICLLGSASGYLVFGIGGALWVLFAGRIIEGITGGSISTIFAYFADVIPPGQRTKYFGWVSAVVGVGTVIGPTLGGLLAKFGYAVPMYFGAIITLLNVVYGFFFMRESLDKNHRLKEIAFVRLNPFTQLANLLSMKNLQRLLVSAFLLWIPNGSLQAVFSQFTMDTFSWKPALIGLMFSIMGFQDIISQGFIMPKLLKKLGDKQIAVLGMAAEIIGYSLIALSALFSFYPLFIAGMFIFGFGDSIFGPSFNGMLSKSADSSEQGRIQGGSQSIQALARMIGPIIGGQIYVSLGHAAPAFMGMIFIAAAIPVLYKRTYVN
- a CDS encoding putative bifunctional diguanylate cyclase/phosphodiesterase is translated as MLYLELLNMDWLQLALALLANLAACTLIVFGTVPFRTHAQGLQRPFTRMKMILLGTATFSASHILIPLSINLPPAPKYYILHLLFTMAGCWAATYFGTWYSSMPRSYTGRYFSISLAIAGTILVFDYLNIIFLFRNYVVWKPALILMTAASALSLCLAILRVLVISNRNREYHLHSKATVPGVVLCAAGLLLIPLLCAFSVLPFGSPAPGSYLHLIPYILSLFISSGLYIIPDAYRDTRQERQNRRIIETEQHYMSLFEYNPDSVLAFDAQGIVTGLNRQAEQLARQFGLELVGRHFSDLFEGEYHALAQRHYRHVLRGKSSTIELELRNPAGDMLTFWLTSLPIVVEAVPVGIYSIIKDITKNKKDQETIRHLAYHDELTGVANRRSFHNLLLEHTEHNGIPAYPFTLFFIDLDRFKRINDLFGHAFGDKVIQQAAGKLKRCLPSSCSIARMGGDEFTVLVPHLRSRAETESLAASIVEEFSHPFEVGNHSVKLSVSVGIARFPEDGLDADSLVKHADTAMYSAKENGSSQYQFYDAERDQTSLERIILENDLEQSLDNDQIRLFYQPKIDIRSGEIVGLEALVRWQHPVLGMIPPLEFIPLAEKSGFIIPLEQWVLRTACTQVKTWEREGRQVVPVAVNVSQIHLMKPDIFQSIMSTIHELDFDTQLLELEITESAMMHNEEHVISILNDLRRAGISVSMDDFGTGYSSLSYLQSLPIGCLKIDRSFVRKITTDTDSRAIAEMIISMAKQLGLTIVAEGVETEEQVALLKEIQCYNAQGFYYSKPVSADEITGIYL